Genomic window (Cellulosilyticum lentocellum DSM 5427):
TATATTGATGAATAACAGCTTGATGAGCTGGTACATAAATACCACCGTATTTCTTAGCTGCTGAAAGACCAAACATATGGTCATCTTCATTAATAGTACCACCTACAGCGCAAAGGCTGTTATGGCAGTTGGTTAATACATAAGGCAGTGGAAACTCTGTGAGGCCACTAGCTCTTGCTGTTTGAATAATTCCTACATATGTAATATCATGAGAAGCCATAGCATCAAACTTGATTTTAAGCTGATCCATATTCCCACTTGTATTATGTGCTTCTAAAATACTATATGCTATCGTATTTTTAGCTGCTTCTTCTTTAGAAATAGCTTCTATACCATATTTTTGTTTAATTTCTTTTTCTACGTCTGTATGGCTTTCAATTAACTCTTTGCCGTTAATTAAGTACGCTCCATTATCAAATAACTTAATCACTTTTCTCCTCCTATTTCTATATGTTTTTATTTCCAATAAAGTCTTTTATTTTATAAATTATAACACAATTTTTAGAAATATAATACATTCTTTATTGCTTACCTTTTAGTAATCTCATTGCTAAAGGTCTCTTCATCTATTTTACCTGTTAAAAAATCAAGAATAGCCACGTTATATTTTTCTGCTGCTTCACTAGACAAAAGCTTATCATAAGCACCATGGTAATAGTTTTTAGGGAAAAGATTATCACAGGCTTTAAGAGTCTTAAAACTTGTATTTTTTAAATCTTGAGTTTTATAAACTGGAATGCCCATTCCCTTTTCTAGTACTGCTTTATCAGAAATAGCTTTCATGACTTTCACATAAAAACTCTCCACATCAGCTTCACCTAAAGAGCTATTTCGGCTTAGTACAAAACCATCAGAGTAGCCTGCAACGCCTTCATCTATTAACTTTATTTTCGTAATTGGAAATGGCATCACTTTAACTTTTCCACTCACAATAGATCGACTAGCATCATCTATTGTAGTTGAAGCCCAACTACCATTAATCATCATAGCAGCTTCACCTCTAGTAAAATTATAAACGCATTCAGCGGAACTCATATTTTCATATCCTTCTTGCCAAGGTTCTAGGTCTATCAGCTCTTTAAATAACTCTGCGGCCCTTATAAAAGGTCTTCTCTTAAAAAATATATTATTCTTTGCAATTTCTGTACTTACACCCACACTTCCTTCACTCAAAGTAAGTGCCATGTAATATAAAGAACTCATCCACGCTTCATTACCACTTATAGCTAGAGGGGTAATTCCTTTACTTTTAAAGATCTCAACAGTCTTTAAAAAGTCCCCATAATTAGTAGGATAATTCAAATGACTTTTTTCGAATAATTCTTGGTTACAATAGAGTACTGTATCCCATCCAAAGACCGGTAACCCATAATTTTTCTCTTCAAAGGTATAACTTCTAAGGGCATTGTCTACCATTCTACTTTCCAGATCATTTGCTTTAATCGTAAGTGTTAGGTCTTTAACTAAGTCTAATTTTACTAGTTCTTCCAGCCCTCTGTCTCCCCATGTATAAAACATATCTGGTAAAGCATTCGTAGCCGCTGCATTTAAGAGTGCTTCATTATATACTTCTGTCTTGAAAGATTTAAGAACGAATTTTATATCTGGATATTCTTTCTTACAATCTTCTAAGACTTCCTTTAATATATTTTCTAGACCTCCATTGATTGTCCATATTTCAAAGGTTTGTTCTTTACTTTCTATCTCAACTTTTTTATTAACAGCTTCAACCTCACGGTAAATATATTGATTTTTTCCTACAAGGAGCACAATAAAAACAAGGCATAAGCTGCACAATGTCAAAATAATTATTTTATTTGACCATTTATTATTTTCCAAGGGCCTTACTCCTTTTAAGTGCTTTATATTTTTATTTATCACACGAGTATATCACATCCCTAGGACTCCTTAAATAGCTTGCATTGTTGTACTTTCTTGTTGCTTAATGTACTGGTAAAGGGTATATAAATGACTATCTCAGTGTATTCATTAAGACTTGTATGAATTTCTAAAATATCCTTTACATCAGTTAGTTGATACATTAAGCTGAGACGTTTAATAATAGAACGAAGCCCAAAACCTGATTTATTATGTAACTTTTCTTCTTTAAAAATACTTGTTCTAATCTTTTCTTCCATTCCTTTCCCATTGTCTCTGACTATGACAATCATTCTTGGCTGACTTTGGTCTTTCTCTATTTTTACACTTATTTCTAGTGGTTCATCCATAGTTTTAATACCATACTTAATAGAATTCTCTATCAAGGTTTGTAATATCATACGTGGTAATTTTTCTTCTTTTAGATCCTCATCTATACTGTAGGTAACCTCTAGTAGTGCGGGATTCTTAATAAGCATAATATTAATATATTCCTTGAGAATAGTAAGTTCTTGCTCTACTGTGTTTAGGTCCTCTTGGTTTAAACAAGCACGATAATATTTAGACAAGCTTTTGATGAGTTTTTGGGCATTATCCTTATCTTCCACAGCAACTAATACTGCCACACTATTTAAGGTGTTATACAAAAAGTGCGGATTAACTTGATGGTTAATAACTGATAGCTCTAATATACGCTGCATCCTTTCTTTCTCTTTCACTTCTGATATAAGTGCTGCCACTTTACTGAGCATTTCGTTTAACGCTTTTCCAATAAGCCCTGCTTCCATATAAGCTTCATCTGTTTCGAAACGTATACT
Coding sequences:
- a CDS encoding ABC transporter substrate-binding protein, producing the protein MENNKWSNKIIILTLCSLCLVFIVLLVGKNQYIYREVEAVNKKVEIESKEQTFEIWTINGGLENILKEVLEDCKKEYPDIKFVLKSFKTEVYNEALLNAAATNALPDMFYTWGDRGLEELVKLDLVKDLTLTIKANDLESRMVDNALRSYTFEEKNYGLPVFGWDTVLYCNQELFEKSHLNYPTNYGDFLKTVEIFKSKGITPLAISGNEAWMSSLYYMALTLSEGSVGVSTEIAKNNIFFKRRPFIRAAELFKELIDLEPWQEGYENMSSAECVYNFTRGEAAMMINGSWASTTIDDASRSIVSGKVKVMPFPITKIKLIDEGVAGYSDGFVLSRNSSLGEADVESFYVKVMKAISDKAVLEKGMGIPVYKTQDLKNTSFKTLKACDNLFPKNYYHGAYDKLLSSEAAEKYNVAILDFLTGKIDEETFSNEITKR